Proteins encoded in a region of the Desulfovibrio sp. TomC genome:
- a CDS encoding 4Fe-4S binding protein: protein MSRIVIDEQRCKGCLLCVEACPKSIVVASSRFNAKGYKVAELPAADMDKCTGCASCAQMCPDVAITVWRTAKSKAKENE, encoded by the coding sequence ATGTCGCGGATTGTCATCGACGAGCAGCGCTGCAAGGGCTGTCTGCTTTGCGTCGAGGCCTGCCCCAAGTCCATTGTCGTGGCCTCGTCGCGGTTTAATGCCAAGGGCTACAAGGTAGCCGAACTGCCTGCGGCCGATATGGACAAATGCACGGGCTGCGCCTCCTGCGCCCAGATGTGCCCGGACGTGGCCATCACCGTTTGGCGCACGGCCAAAAGCAAAGCCAAGGAGAACGAGTGA
- the queA gene encoding tRNA preQ1(34) S-adenosylmethionine ribosyltransferase-isomerase QueA — MIAERPCAVRDACRLMVLDRAAGAVSHRVFSELPDLLPEGALLVANNTKVAPVRLLGRRPTGGAVEFLLLTPVALLTPETDPATGWSSAPAAGLLRVSRPPRPGDRFVFGPDLAVTAVSRGAFGHTEVTLAWRGSLPDVLARIGHVPLPPYIRRPDDAADRATYQTVYARDDKLGSAAAPTAGLHFTEELLETLGARGFGFAAVTCHVGVGTFSPVRVPDLRDHAMHQEWIEISPETASAVSQAKRDGRPVIAVGTTAARTLEGVVRETGSFAAFAGQTDIFIRPGYRFAVVDGMVTNFHLPGSSLVIMLAALAGRERILSAYGQAIASGYRFFSYGDAMLVL, encoded by the coding sequence ATGATTGCCGAGCGCCCCTGCGCCGTGCGCGACGCCTGCCGGCTGATGGTCCTTGACCGGGCCGCCGGGGCGGTTTCCCACCGCGTTTTTTCCGAGTTGCCCGACCTGCTCCCCGAGGGCGCGCTGCTGGTCGCCAACAACACCAAGGTGGCCCCGGTGCGCTTGCTTGGCCGGCGTCCGACCGGCGGGGCCGTGGAATTTCTGCTCTTAACCCCCGTCGCCCTGCTGACCCCCGAGACCGACCCGGCCACGGGCTGGTCCTCGGCCCCGGCCGCCGGGTTGCTGCGCGTATCCCGACCGCCCAGGCCCGGGGACCGGTTCGTGTTCGGCCCGGATCTGGCCGTCACCGCCGTCTCCCGGGGGGCCTTCGGCCATACCGAGGTGACGCTCGCCTGGCGCGGCAGCCTGCCGGACGTGCTCGCGCGCATCGGGCATGTGCCCCTGCCGCCGTACATCCGTCGGCCGGACGATGCGGCCGACCGCGCCACCTACCAGACCGTCTACGCCCGCGACGACAAGCTCGGCAGCGCGGCAGCGCCTACGGCCGGTCTGCATTTTACCGAGGAACTCCTGGAAACGTTGGGCGCGCGCGGCTTTGGCTTTGCCGCCGTCACCTGCCACGTGGGCGTGGGCACCTTTTCGCCGGTACGCGTCCCGGACCTGCGCGACCATGCCATGCACCAGGAATGGATCGAGATTTCCCCGGAAACGGCCTCGGCCGTGTCCCAGGCCAAGCGTGACGGCCGGCCGGTCATTGCCGTCGGCACCACCGCCGCCCGGACCCTCGAAGGGGTGGTGCGCGAAACCGGTTCTTTCGCGGCTTTTGCCGGGCAAACCGACATCTTCATCCGGCCCGGGTACCGCTTTGCCGTGGTGGACGGCATGGTCACGAATTTCCATTTGCCTGGATCATCGCTGGTGATTATGCTGGCCGCCCTGGCCGGGCGTGAAAGAATCCTGTCGGCCTACGGACAGGCCATCGCTTCCGGTTACCGTTTCTTTTCCTACGGCGACGCCATGCTGGTTTTGTAG
- a CDS encoding tetratricopeptide repeat protein, with translation MLPLPRLRSAALLCLLLAVSLLAACQKQTPPPLPSAPPPTPAERLGKARQSVAAGNCAAVRPELDELVRQLPQSAEAFLLLGLCAAKEQLPDRAEAALAKAASLDPANPQPLEALGILRYTQSRFPAAKEALSQAADRHSANPQTYYYLGNLDMQAGNCPSALDNYRKAMAKGPTFAAAAKEYRAAVAACTKVNQPAAAPAAAAAKPRVGK, from the coding sequence ATGCTTCCACTGCCCCGCCTGCGATCCGCAGCCCTCCTTTGCCTCCTGCTGGCCGTAAGCCTCCTGGCAGCCTGCCAGAAACAGACGCCGCCGCCCCTGCCCAGCGCGCCCCCGCCCACCCCGGCCGAACGCCTGGGAAAAGCCAGACAGTCGGTCGCCGCCGGCAACTGCGCCGCCGTCAGGCCTGAACTCGACGAACTCGTCCGGCAACTGCCCCAGTCCGCCGAAGCCTTCTTGCTGCTTGGGCTGTGCGCCGCCAAAGAGCAGCTCCCCGATCGGGCCGAAGCCGCCCTGGCCAAAGCGGCCAGCCTCGACCCCGCCAACCCGCAGCCCCTCGAAGCCCTGGGCATCCTGCGCTACACCCAGTCCCGGTTCCCGGCCGCCAAAGAGGCCCTCTCCCAGGCCGCCGACCGTCATTCCGCCAATCCCCAGACGTATTACTACCTCGGCAACCTGGACATGCAGGCCGGCAACTGTCCCAGCGCCCTGGACAACTACCGCAAAGCCATGGCCAAAGGCCCGACCTTCGCTGCAGCCGCCAAAGAATACCGCGCCGCCGTCGCCGCCTGCACCAAAGTGAACCAGCCAGCCGCTGCGCCAGCGGCAGCGGCCGCGAAGCCGCGCGTCGGGAAGTGA
- a CDS encoding PAS domain S-box protein gives MIAVIMGVLGYYDTNLFEFLSDLICVVTGMATFLVIWNARSHVEHGFLLVLGMAFLAAAVFDATRLMATASTLHWLSAEAMVSGLRTVGVLVLAASLGVGAWLAQNRRVPPVLAGGLIVVAAMVLALVVIPLKPLDESTLWGLAPFESQGHLLIQRIGLGLASLLYMAAWAGIWRSRRQLARSIGRLLLACLACLAVSSALCAVGSLHGPGCVVGHILKVLGYCLGCQAIVVTGISRPYHLLFREINHREQELTGRMVRLNAQARAIFDLGGARSLEDGKFKEFATTLVQRAMAVLGVGRAGVWVFSPTHDRLVCLLGGGTGSEDEGMSLPCLNYPDYFAAISHERVVAADHAETAPLTRPFSEDYLRPRGVVSLLDAPFRFAGRVAGVLCLEHTGTPRRWSDDELAFAGSMADMLSLGLETSERRRAARELAESEHRLRSLLDAMPDPVCFKDAKGRWIVANPAQIDDFGLTGVPWQGLTDAELAEKSLIARDAFETAAVTDARAWANHDVTVYGISMTTPAGQQRHFDVTKAPLFNADGSPKGLVTLSRDITAYRNALARLRETNEELEAIYNETSDGLVIADAKARTVVRVNAAACRMFGYTPSQLTALAPWELHPEADRETAVARFAEIAAGNRRLLESIACRRNTGEVFYADISAQAITYGGRPAILAFFRDISERRANAERLTMSEDRFRKVFNSTYDAIFLHDEQGRILDVNDKMLELYGVRRDEAASFALDADYTSPDMPKEKLAVYWHDAMAGEERFFEWKARRPHDNSLFYVEVYLRRILVGERHVILANVRDVTERKRVQAALSARQEEISALNHDLARRVREETEKNRHKDILLLNQTRLAAMGEMIGNIAHQWRQPLNALSILLANLRFEYEGVCEDTRALDTAHKQAFDILRKMSSTIDDFRNFFKPDRKREPFLVVDAVGDALLLIEASLVQHGITVRFIARHNPLVEGFRGEFAQVVLNLLGNAKDAVLAKHPPVGHIDIRVMERRGKAVVSIRDNGGGIAPDILERIFDPYFTTKGNQDGTGLGLYMSKTIITDHMLGSLTAANLADGARLIIRLPLASRPQQ, from the coding sequence TTGATCGCTGTCATTATGGGTGTCCTTGGGTACTACGACACGAATTTGTTTGAATTCCTGTCTGATTTGATCTGCGTCGTGACCGGGATGGCCACATTTCTCGTGATATGGAACGCCCGGAGCCATGTGGAACATGGATTCCTGCTGGTGCTGGGCATGGCCTTCCTGGCGGCGGCGGTTTTTGATGCGACCCGGCTGATGGCCACGGCGTCCACGTTGCATTGGCTCTCTGCCGAGGCCATGGTATCGGGACTGCGCACCGTCGGCGTCCTGGTTTTGGCCGCATCCCTTGGCGTCGGGGCCTGGTTGGCGCAAAACCGCCGGGTTCCTCCTGTCCTTGCCGGCGGCCTGATCGTGGTTGCGGCCATGGTGCTGGCCCTGGTCGTCATCCCGCTCAAACCGCTGGACGAGTCGACACTGTGGGGGCTTGCCCCTTTCGAGTCCCAAGGGCATCTCCTGATCCAACGCATCGGCCTGGGTCTGGCCTCGTTGCTGTATATGGCGGCCTGGGCCGGAATATGGCGTTCACGCCGGCAGCTGGCCCGATCCATCGGCCGATTGCTGCTGGCCTGTCTGGCCTGTCTGGCCGTGTCCAGTGCCTTGTGCGCGGTTGGTTCTCTGCACGGCCCAGGCTGCGTGGTCGGGCACATCCTCAAAGTCCTGGGCTACTGCCTGGGCTGCCAAGCCATTGTGGTGACAGGCATAAGCCGGCCGTACCACCTGCTTTTCCGGGAGATCAACCACCGTGAGCAGGAGCTGACCGGGCGCATGGTGCGGTTAAACGCCCAGGCCAGGGCTATTTTCGACCTTGGCGGCGCGCGGTCCCTGGAGGATGGAAAATTCAAGGAGTTCGCCACGACCCTGGTGCAGCGGGCCATGGCGGTTCTGGGCGTCGGCCGGGCCGGGGTATGGGTGTTTTCGCCGACCCATGACCGGCTGGTGTGCCTGCTTGGCGGCGGCACAGGGAGTGAGGACGAGGGCATGAGCCTGCCCTGCCTGAACTATCCGGACTATTTTGCCGCCATATCCCATGAACGGGTGGTCGCGGCCGACCATGCCGAAACCGCACCGCTGACCCGGCCTTTTAGCGAGGACTATCTGAGGCCCCGGGGCGTCGTTTCCCTGCTCGACGCGCCGTTTCGTTTTGCCGGCCGGGTGGCCGGGGTGTTGTGCCTGGAGCATACGGGCACGCCGCGCCGCTGGTCTGACGACGAGCTGGCCTTTGCCGGTTCCATGGCCGACATGCTGAGTCTGGGCCTGGAGACTTCCGAACGTCGCCGGGCGGCCCGGGAGCTGGCCGAGAGCGAGCACCGTCTGCGTTCGCTCCTGGACGCCATGCCCGACCCGGTCTGTTTCAAGGACGCGAAGGGCCGTTGGATCGTGGCCAATCCGGCGCAGATCGACGACTTCGGTCTGACCGGCGTCCCCTGGCAGGGCCTGACCGATGCGGAGCTGGCCGAAAAAAGCCTGATCGCCCGTGACGCCTTTGAAACCGCCGCAGTCACTGACGCCCGGGCCTGGGCCAATCATGACGTAACGGTCTACGGCATCTCCATGACCACCCCGGCCGGCCAGCAGCGCCACTTTGACGTCACCAAAGCCCCGCTTTTCAACGCCGACGGCTCCCCCAAGGGACTGGTCACCCTGTCCCGGGACATCACCGCCTACCGCAACGCCCTGGCCCGGCTGCGGGAAACAAATGAAGAGCTGGAAGCCATTTACAACGAGACGTCCGACGGTCTGGTCATCGCCGACGCCAAGGCCCGGACGGTTGTCCGGGTCAATGCCGCCGCCTGCCGGATGTTTGGCTACACCCCAAGCCAGCTCACGGCCCTGGCTCCCTGGGAACTGCATCCCGAGGCCGACCGCGAAACGGCCGTGGCCCGATTTGCCGAGATCGCCGCCGGCAACCGCCGCCTGCTGGAGAGCATTGCCTGCCGGCGCAATACCGGCGAGGTGTTTTACGCCGACATTTCGGCCCAGGCCATCACCTATGGCGGCCGGCCGGCCATCCTGGCCTTTTTCCGGGACATCTCCGAACGACGGGCCAATGCGGAACGCCTCACCATGTCCGAAGACCGCTTTCGCAAAGTCTTCAACAGCACCTACGACGCCATCTTCCTGCACGATGAACAGGGCCGCATCCTGGACGTCAACGACAAGATGCTCGAACTCTACGGCGTGCGGCGGGATGAAGCCGCCTCCTTTGCCCTCGACGCCGACTACACCAGCCCCGACATGCCCAAGGAAAAACTCGCCGTCTACTGGCACGACGCCATGGCCGGCGAGGAACGCTTTTTTGAATGGAAAGCCCGCCGCCCCCACGACAACAGTCTGTTTTACGTCGAGGTCTATCTGCGCCGCATCCTGGTCGGGGAGCGCCACGTCATTTTGGCCAATGTGCGCGACGTCACCGAACGCAAGCGCGTCCAGGCCGCCCTGAGTGCCCGCCAGGAGGAGATTTCGGCGCTCAACCACGATCTGGCCCGCCGAGTGCGCGAGGAGACCGAGAAAAACCGCCACAAGGACATCCTGCTGCTCAACCAGACCCGTCTGGCCGCCATGGGCGAAATGATCGGCAACATCGCCCACCAGTGGCGACAGCCCTTAAACGCCCTGAGCATCCTGCTGGCCAACCTGCGTTTTGAATACGAAGGCGTGTGCGAGGATACCCGCGCCCTGGACACGGCCCACAAACAGGCCTTTGATATTTTGCGCAAGATGTCCTCGACCATCGACGACTTTCGCAATTTCTTCAAACCCGACCGCAAACGCGAACCGTTCCTGGTCGTGGACGCCGTTGGCGACGCCCTGCTCCTGATCGAGGCCAGCCTGGTCCAGCACGGCATCACCGTGCGGTTTATCGCCCGCCACAATCCCCTGGTGGAGGGCTTTCGCGGCGAATTCGCCCAGGTGGTGCTGAACCTGCTTGGCAATGCCAAGGATGCCGTCCTGGCCAAGCATCCGCCGGTCGGGCACATCGACATCCGGGTCATGGAGCGTCGGGGCAAGGCCGTGGTGTCCATCCGCGACAACGGCGGCGGCATAGCCCCGGACATCCTGGAACGCATTTTCGATCCCTATTTCACCACCAAGGGCAACCAGGACGGGACCGGCCTTGGCCTGTACATGTCCAAAACCATCATCACCGACCACATGCTCGGTTCCCTCACCGCAGCCAACCTCGCCGACGGCGCCCGGCTCATCATCCGGCTGCCTCTGGCATCGCGTCCGCAACAGTGA
- a CDS encoding GGDEF domain-containing response regulator, producing MIKPPHVPERLRPLRSMHILVVEDDRFAREQMSLLLSRFAAKLTTAADGAEGLETFKYERPDIVVTDINMPRLDGLDMAQAIKAMDPATPVILVTAHSDTQFFLRSIEISIDGYVVKPIDADNLLTLLAKLAKGLLDSRAAEARAGMFRFILDINPNFILTLHAGEVDYVNRTFLDFLGAPNLPALKNGQHAGRTLEIDGRSHTAADLTWTALLDKRENMSHQAVFTARPGQDERERTYLVSMAAFPELDRTIVNFTDITPLAEERRLLHIRATTDALTGIANRAELAEALERECNRTQRHPASVSVIMFDIDHFKVVNDTYGHPAGDAVLTTLTALVSRHVRNLDTFGRFGGEEFLLIAPQTSLEEAGHLAERLRLDIEQHRFPAAGSLTCSFGVTVNLPGDTPDKLVARADAALYRAKETGRNRVVAH from the coding sequence ATGATCAAGCCCCCCCACGTGCCCGAACGCCTGCGCCCCCTGCGTTCCATGCATATCCTCGTGGTTGAGGACGACCGGTTCGCCCGGGAACAAATGAGCCTGCTGCTTTCGCGCTTTGCCGCCAAGCTCACCACGGCCGCTGACGGGGCCGAAGGTCTGGAAACCTTCAAATACGAACGCCCCGACATTGTCGTCACCGACATCAACATGCCCCGCCTCGACGGCCTGGACATGGCCCAGGCCATAAAGGCCATGGACCCGGCCACGCCGGTCATCCTGGTCACCGCCCACAGCGACACACAGTTTTTCCTGCGCTCCATCGAAATTTCCATCGACGGCTACGTGGTCAAGCCCATCGATGCCGACAACCTGCTGACCCTGCTGGCCAAACTGGCCAAAGGGCTGCTCGATTCACGGGCGGCCGAGGCCCGGGCCGGGATGTTCCGGTTCATTCTCGACATCAATCCCAACTTCATCCTCACCCTGCACGCCGGCGAGGTGGACTACGTCAACCGCACCTTTCTCGATTTCCTCGGCGCACCCAATCTCCCGGCCCTCAAAAACGGACAGCACGCCGGGCGCACGCTTGAAATCGACGGCCGGTCCCATACTGCCGCCGATCTGACCTGGACGGCCCTGCTCGACAAGCGCGAAAACATGAGCCATCAGGCCGTGTTCACGGCCAGACCCGGCCAGGACGAACGCGAACGCACCTACCTCGTTTCGATGGCCGCCTTTCCGGAGCTGGACCGCACCATCGTCAACTTCACCGACATCACTCCCCTGGCCGAGGAGCGGCGGCTGCTGCACATCCGCGCCACCACCGACGCCCTGACCGGCATCGCCAACCGGGCCGAACTGGCCGAGGCCCTGGAGCGCGAATGCAACCGCACCCAGCGCCACCCCGCCAGCGTCAGCGTCATCATGTTCGACATCGACCACTTCAAGGTCGTCAACGACACCTACGGCCATCCGGCCGGCGACGCGGTGCTGACCACACTGACCGCCCTTGTCTCCCGCCATGTCCGCAACCTCGACACCTTCGGCCGTTTCGGCGGCGAGGAATTCCTGCTGATCGCCCCCCAGACCAGCCTGGAGGAGGCCGGACACCTGGCCGAGCGCCTGCGCCTGGACATCGAGCAGCATCGGTTCCCGGCCGCCGGCAGCCTGACCTGCAGCTTCGGGGTCACCGTCAACCTCCCCGGCGACACGCCGGACAAACTGGTCGCCCGGGCCGATGCGGCCCTCTACCGGGCCAAAGAGACCGGGCGAAACCGCGTGGTCGCACACTAG
- the thpR gene encoding RNA 2',3'-cyclic phosphodiesterase codes for METQRLFVGIELPPAHQALVAGLVDQLRARVGAAAVWTREGNAHITLKFLGDVARERLEAVTTALAAIPFAPFVLTPGGGGFFPGPARPRVVWAGLAAGAAPCRQLASSVDAALVPVGFPAETRPFTAHLTLGRIKAWSNSDDADRLRALLEAVVWPAAAVQAMTLFASRPTSPGPHYTPLARFAATPS; via the coding sequence ATGGAGACCCAGCGCCTTTTTGTCGGCATTGAGCTGCCCCCGGCCCATCAGGCCCTCGTGGCCGGACTGGTTGACCAACTTCGGGCCAGGGTCGGCGCTGCCGCCGTCTGGACCCGGGAAGGCAACGCCCATATCACGCTCAAATTTCTGGGCGACGTCGCGAGGGAACGCCTGGAGGCGGTGACAACGGCCCTGGCCGCTATCCCTTTTGCCCCGTTTGTCCTGACGCCCGGGGGCGGCGGTTTTTTTCCCGGCCCGGCCCGCCCCCGGGTGGTCTGGGCCGGCCTGGCCGCCGGTGCGGCGCCGTGCCGCCAGTTGGCGTCATCCGTGGACGCCGCCCTGGTCCCGGTCGGCTTTCCCGCCGAAACCCGCCCGTTCACCGCCCACCTGACCCTGGGCCGCATCAAGGCCTGGAGCAACAGCGACGACGCGGACAGGCTGCGCGCCCTGCTGGAGGCCGTGGTCTGGCCGGCCGCCGCCGTGCAGGCAATGACGCTTTTTGCCTCGCGGCCAACGTCGCCCGGGCCGCACTACACGCCCCTGGCCCGATTTGCCGCGACACCGTCGTGA
- a CDS encoding universal stress protein produces the protein MASVQKILCAVDFSEGSPRVAEYAATLAQATGAEIICVYIAPSLAEYVGFNVPQAALDTFVGDVVASAGSTMDDFVAEHFKGLPARGLVLAGYPAEEILAAAEEHHTDIIVMGTHGRTGIDRIIFGSVAEKVVKSALCPVLTVKPREAV, from the coding sequence ATGGCCAGCGTGCAAAAGATTCTGTGCGCCGTGGATTTCTCCGAGGGCTCTCCCAGGGTGGCCGAATATGCCGCGACCCTGGCCCAAGCGACCGGGGCCGAAATCATCTGCGTCTATATTGCTCCGTCTTTGGCCGAATATGTCGGCTTCAACGTGCCCCAGGCCGCGCTTGACACCTTTGTCGGCGATGTGGTGGCCTCGGCCGGGTCCACCATGGACGACTTCGTGGCCGAACATTTCAAGGGCCTGCCCGCCCGGGGGCTGGTCCTGGCCGGCTACCCGGCCGAGGAAATCCTGGCCGCCGCCGAGGAACACCATACCGACATCATCGTCATGGGCACCCATGGCCGGACCGGCATCGACCGGATCATCTTCGGCTCCGTGGCCGAAAAGGTGGTCAAGTCCGCCCTGTGTCCGGTGTTGACGGTCAAGCCCCGGGAAGCCGTGTAA
- the hisC gene encoding histidinol-phosphate transaminase, translating to MQPSDRVRDDVREFTPYAPGLSMEEIKERYGLSRVIKLASNENPLGASPLVKRVLARKADMVFRYPRAGNPALVAALAAHHGVPAACVVAGNGSDEIIDLLVRVTCRPGIDNVVAFAPCFSIYVQQTRLCGVELRQPPLAADFAFDLSALAGACDERTSLVFLTNPDNPSGHAVPAEDILALARTLPPKALLVVDEAYAEFAEPAERYSMLARFAQCDNVVVLRTFSKLYGLAGLRLGYGVMPDWLADYMLRVRLPFSVNLLAEAAGLAALEDVDFVTASLETVRQGRALLVAKLTDMGCRVYPSQANFLMFKPPYPAADVFEGLLSRGIIVRALKSYGLPDLLRVSIGNDEENAAFLAAFKDIIDHAV from the coding sequence ATGCAGCCGAGCGACCGGGTCCGGGACGACGTGCGTGAATTTACGCCCTACGCCCCCGGCCTTTCCATGGAAGAGATCAAGGAACGGTACGGCTTAAGCCGTGTCATCAAGCTGGCCAGCAATGAAAACCCCCTGGGGGCTTCGCCCCTGGTCAAGCGGGTGCTGGCGCGCAAGGCCGACATGGTCTTCCGCTATCCCCGGGCCGGCAACCCGGCCCTGGTCGCCGCCCTGGCCGCCCATCACGGCGTCCCTGCGGCCTGTGTGGTGGCCGGCAACGGGTCTGACGAGATCATCGATCTGCTCGTGCGGGTCACCTGCCGGCCGGGAATCGACAATGTCGTGGCCTTTGCCCCGTGCTTTTCCATCTATGTCCAGCAGACCCGCCTGTGCGGGGTGGAATTACGCCAGCCGCCCCTGGCCGCTGATTTCGCCTTTGACCTGTCGGCCCTGGCCGGGGCCTGCGATGAACGCACCTCGCTGGTCTTTTTGACCAACCCGGACAACCCTTCGGGCCATGCCGTGCCGGCCGAGGACATCCTCGCCCTGGCCCGGACCCTGCCGCCCAAGGCCCTCCTGGTGGTTGACGAGGCCTACGCCGAATTTGCCGAGCCGGCCGAGCGCTATTCCATGCTGGCCCGCTTTGCCCAGTGCGACAACGTCGTGGTGCTGCGCACCTTTTCCAAACTCTACGGCCTGGCCGGGCTGCGCCTGGGTTACGGCGTCATGCCGGATTGGCTGGCGGACTACATGCTGCGGGTGCGCCTGCCCTTTAGCGTCAACCTGCTGGCCGAGGCGGCCGGGCTGGCCGCGCTGGAAGACGTGGACTTCGTGACGGCCAGCCTGGAAACCGTCCGCCAGGGGCGCGCCCTGCTGGTTGCCAAACTGACCGACATGGGCTGCCGGGTGTACCCGTCCCAGGCCAATTTCCTGATGTTCAAGCCGCCGTATCCGGCCGCCGACGTCTTCGAGGGCCTGCTGTCGCGCGGCATCATCGTGCGGGCGCTCAAAAGCTACGGCCTGCCGGATCTGCTGCGGGTCAGCATCGGCAACGACGAGGAAAACGCCGCCTTCCTGGCCGCCTTCAAGGACATCATCGACCATGCCGTCTGA
- the cmk gene encoding (d)CMP kinase: MPSDARRIITIDGPAGAGKTSVSRRAAGELGLAYLDTGAMFRAVALRLGQDGHRLAESDIDAALAAVVFSLDGSGADTRLLVDGKPLPDSARTEEVGAMASKLAVLPVVRARLKQAQQALGRTTDLLAEGRDMGTAVFPDAPCKFFLDASAEVRARRRVAQLAALGRPADYAAILAAISRRDDQDRNRAEAPLAAAPDARIIDTSAMTEDAVVAAIVAAARA, encoded by the coding sequence ATGCCGTCTGACGCCCGACGCATCATCACCATCGACGGCCCGGCCGGGGCAGGCAAGACGTCTGTTTCCCGCCGGGCCGCCGGCGAACTCGGCCTGGCCTACCTCGACACCGGGGCCATGTTCCGGGCCGTGGCCCTGCGCCTGGGCCAGGACGGCCACCGGCTTGCGGAGTCCGACATCGACGCCGCCCTGGCCGCCGTGGTCTTTTCCCTGGACGGCAGCGGGGCTGACACCCGGCTGCTCGTGGATGGCAAACCGCTTCCCGACTCGGCCCGCACCGAGGAGGTCGGGGCCATGGCCTCGAAACTGGCCGTGCTGCCGGTGGTGCGCGCCCGGCTTAAACAGGCCCAGCAGGCCCTGGGCCGCACCACCGACCTCCTGGCCGAGGGCCGGGACATGGGCACGGCCGTCTTTCCGGACGCGCCCTGCAAATTCTTCCTCGACGCTTCGGCCGAAGTCCGGGCCAGACGCCGGGTGGCCCAACTGGCCGCCCTGGGCCGGCCGGCAGACTACGCCGCAATCCTGGCCGCCATCAGCCGCCGCGACGACCAGGACCGCAACCGGGCCGAAGCGCCGCTTGCGGCCGCGCCCGACGCCCGGATCATCGACACCTCGGCCATGACCGAGGACGCCGTGGTGGCCGCCATCGTGGCCGCCGCGCGCGCCTGA
- the corA gene encoding magnesium/cobalt transporter CorA, whose product MLDRFKKRSRQAKGLSVEATSPFPARPAFAPYVVVYTLTSNGVTIRRYDALAENEPILPDGCVAWVRVVGVHDVGLVQTVGKRFGLHALLLEDILDTGHRPVIEDYDEHIFILLRLLAYSAEEKRVLAEQVGLAAGDGFVLTFQEREHNLWDDVALRLEKGGNKTARRSQPHLTHALISAILDDYILTLGQLAEEIEGIEQTLLSDGGGEALTEIYRLKREVLFLHRSLWPLREVLGRFVKDESIASDPATAVLWNDIQQDVYQVLDAVETLREMLSEMVGLSMTKAELRMNAVGQYLTLVATIFLPLNFLVGFFGMNFDNLPLKSEEWGIYSLLGFMGLTVVGMAAYFYRKHWLSGPGESR is encoded by the coding sequence ATGCTTGACCGCTTCAAAAAACGTTCGCGCCAGGCCAAAGGACTCTCGGTCGAGGCCACCTCGCCCTTTCCGGCCCGGCCGGCCTTTGCCCCCTATGTGGTGGTCTATACCCTGACCAGCAACGGCGTGACCATTCGCCGCTACGACGCCCTGGCCGAGAATGAGCCGATCCTGCCCGACGGCTGCGTGGCCTGGGTCCGGGTGGTTGGCGTCCACGACGTCGGGCTGGTGCAGACCGTGGGCAAACGCTTTGGCCTGCACGCCCTGCTCCTGGAAGACATCCTCGATACCGGGCACCGGCCGGTCATCGAGGACTACGACGAGCATATCTTCATCCTGCTGCGCCTGCTGGCCTACTCGGCCGAGGAAAAACGGGTGCTGGCCGAACAGGTGGGACTGGCGGCCGGGGACGGCTTTGTCCTGACCTTTCAGGAACGCGAGCACAACCTCTGGGACGACGTGGCCCTGCGCCTGGAAAAGGGCGGCAATAAAACGGCCCGGCGCAGCCAGCCGCATCTGACCCACGCACTCATTTCGGCCATCCTGGACGATTACATCCTGACGCTCGGCCAGCTGGCCGAGGAGATCGAGGGCATTGAGCAGACGCTGCTCTCTGACGGCGGCGGCGAAGCCCTGACCGAGATCTACCGGCTCAAGCGCGAGGTGCTCTTCCTGCACCGGTCGTTGTGGCCGCTGCGGGAAGTGCTCGGGCGCTTCGTCAAAGACGAGTCCATCGCCTCGGACCCGGCCACGGCCGTCCTTTGGAACGACATCCAGCAGGACGTCTATCAGGTGCTCGATGCGGTGGAGACCTTGCGCGAGATGCTTTCGGAAATGGTCGGCCTGTCCATGACCAAGGCCGAGCTGCGCATGAACGCCGTGGGCCAGTACCTGACCCTGGTGGCCACCATCTTTCTGCCGCTCAATTTTCTGGTCGGCTTTTTCGGCATGAATTTCGACAACCTGCCGCTCAAAAGCGAGGAATGGGGCATTTACAGCCTACTGGGCTTCATGGGCCTGACCGTGGTCGGCATGGCGGCGTATTTCTACCGCAAGCACTGGCTGTCAGGACCGGGGGAGAGCCGGTAG